The sequence TCTGCAATGAGGTCTATGACATCCAGGCCGCAGAGCTGCAGGAGCTGATCGACGAGCTCTCCCCCGCGGCCTAGCGCCTGAAAAAGTGTCCTCAAACCATCACTAGAGGGAGCAGAGCGGAGCTGTAACAGGGGGGCCCTGCAGGACCCTGGCGATGACCTGGTTTCCCCACTGCCTGAACTGCAGGCACTTCTGGCTCAATGACTCCCACCAAAGCGGCTGTTGCCGGCTTTGGGCGATCACCATCCCCGCAGGGTCGGCTCGGACCCTGCGTTGCCACAGCTGGATCCGGCCTGGAGTGAAGCCGAATTAAGCAATCAGCAGAGCACCCAGCAGCAAGAGGAGCAGGGCCGGAAGGCTCTGCACCTGGTGGGCATCAAGGGGAAGCCCCAGGGGCAGGCTCGGGTCGAGGACCTGAAGCAGCAGGGCCCCAAGGGCCAGGCCCAGGCTGAGCAACAAAACACTGAAGCCAACCGCCTGCAGGAAGCGCCGATTGCGGCGCTGCAAGAGCACCACGCTGAACAGGGTGGAGAGGGCCAGCACCAGCTCAGCCGAGGACGCCGGCGTGAACAGCAGCAGCACCGTCAACAGGGCAAAACCGCCAACCGGCAGCCAACGCTGCTGTCCCTCGGCCAACTCCAACCTGGGAAGAGACCAGGAACTGGAGGGAAGCGAGGGCCTGGGCAGGGCCGGGAGCTTGGGTAAAGACGGAAGCGATGGGCGCGCGGGGGAAGCGGAGGTTGGAGCCTTGGCCTCCCGTGCCGAAGCATTCAGGGCGGCGGTGCTGACCTTTCCCTGCTGACGTTCCTTCAGCCGGTCCATCAAAACGGAGTCGTAGGCCGCCTCGATCTGGGCCCGAGCCTGGGGGTTCTCACCCACCTCATCGAGGCGAGCCTGCTTGGCAGCCTGCACCGCTTCAAAGCCCGCTGTGGTCTCAATGCCCAGGCGCTCGTAGGGACTGGGCTGGGAACCGGTCGAGGAGGATTCAGGCTCCTGGTTCATGCCACCGCGCGCCGGAGAAATTCATAACTGAGCGTAGTCAGAACAGGGGCTCACTGGACTGAAAGCCCTGCTGCCGCAACAGCAGGATGCGCTGACGCTCTTCCTCGTCGAGCTGCAGCCAGCAGCGGTGCTTCAGCAGGGGCATCTGGGGAGGCAAATGGCTGCCTTCCCGCATCTCAATGCCCGTGCCCCCACGGACGAAATTGACGTAATCATTGCCCCCATCTGTCCTGGGGCGAACCAACCAGAGAGAACCAGGCATCAGCCAATCAGCCTGTGATATTTCGTTGCAGCTGATTCTGGCGCCATCACGGAAGCAACTGCGAGCCCAGCAGAAGCGTTAAAGGGCAATGGGCTCCACACCACTGACCACCGGGGCCACAGCACTGAGCTCGAGGTCGGGATGATCCTCAGCCAACTGGTTGAGATTCCAGTCGTTCTTGAACAGCAGAACCGGACGATCCCAGGCATCACGAACGGTTTTGCAGTTGAAGATCCGCCCGACCTTCTCCAGTTCACTCCAGCCACCCACGACCCAACGGGCTACAGAGAACCCCAGCGGTTCAAGGCGGGTCTGCACGCCGTACTCGCTCTCAAGGCGGTACTGGACCACCTCAAGTTGCAGTTGGCCCACGGCCGCCAAGATCGGATCGCGCTTGCTCTGATCGGTGTCGTAGAGGATCTGAACCGCACCCTCTTCCCGAAGCTCATTGACGCCCTTACGGAAGCTCTTGAAGGCCGAGGGGTTCGGGTTCCGTAGCCAGGCGAAGATCTCCGGGCTGAAGCAAGGGATCCCTTCGTATTCGACCTTGGAGCCGAGGTAGAGGGTGTCGCCAATGGCGAACATCCCAGGGTTGTTCAGACCGATGACATCACCGGGGTAGGCGTCCTCCACCACCGCCCGGTCCTGACCGAAGAGTTTCTGCGGGCGGGAAAGACGAATGGTCTTGCCGGTGCGGGCGTGCTGCACCGTCATGTCCTTCTCAAACTTGCCGCTGCAAACCCGCACAAAGGCCACCCGGTCGCGGTGGCGGGGATCCATGTTGGCCTGCAGCTTGAAGACGAACCCGCTGAAGCCCGGCCGCACCGGTTCAATCTCGCCGGCACTGCTGGAGCGGGGGGTGGGTTTCTGGGCCAACTCCAAGAAGGCATCGAGGAACGGCCGCACCCCGAAGTTGGTCATGGCTGAACCAAAGAACACCGGGCTCAGCTCTCCGGCATGGACCAGCTCCAGGTCGAGCTCGTTGCCAGCGGCCTCCAACAGTTCCAATTCTTCGAGGGCCGCATCCAGCAACTCCTCTTCAACCGCTCCAGTGCCCCGGGCTTCATCAACGCTGAGCACCTTCTCTTCAGAAGCCCGGCCCCGCTCGGCCCGTTGAAACAGGATCACCTCCTGACTGCGGCGATCGATCACGCCCCGAAAGCGATCACCGCTGCCGATTGGCCAGTTCACCGGCCAACAAGCAAGCCCCAGATCCTGTTCAATCTCATCCAGCAGCTCGAGCGGCTCACGCCCAGGCCGATCCATCTTGTTGATGAAGGTGAAGATCGGGATCTGGCGCATCCGGCAGACCTCAAACAACTTGCGGGTCTGAGGCTCGAGGCCCTTCGCAGCGTCCTCAAGCATCACCGCGTTGTCCGCAGCCGCCAAGGTCCGGTAGGTGTCTTCGGAAAAATCCTGGTGACCCGGGGTATCCAGCAGGTTGATCGTGCTGCCGCTGTAGTCGAACTGCAGGACCGTGGAGGTAATGGAAATGCCCCGCTGTTTCTCCAGCTCCATCCAGTCGGACGTGACCTTGCGCTGCTCGCCCTTGGCCTTCACGGCTCCGGCCTGTTGGATCGCACCCCCATACAGGAGCAACTTCTCTGTAAGGGTGGTCTTACCCGCGTCGGGGTGGGAAATGATCGCGAAGTTGCGGCGGCGGGAGACGGCCTCCGCCAAGGCCTCGAGCTCAGGGGTCGTGCTCACGCTGCTGCTGGTCATGGCGACAGCCTGACAGGTGAGCTCACGGCAGTTGCCCCCAGATTTCCAGGTAGCGGTCGTCCACCTCAGCCACCTGCAGCATCTCCAAGCCAGAAACCTGCAACTGCTGCTCCACCTCAGCAGCGGTGAAGGCGGCGTGCAGTGAGGCCACGTAATCGTGCTGAAGCACCGCCGGAGCATCGGCCAGGTAGCGCTCCCGCAACTGCTCGGCAGCTTCAGGACTGGGGGGCCGACGCAGATCCTTGACATAGACCCGCGCTCCAGGAGCAGCGGCTTGGGCGATCGCCAGCCAGAGCACCAGCGGATCGTGCAGATGGTGCAGCAGGCTGTTGCTGACCAGGCCGCTGCAACCCTTGGGCAGATCCGCCGACGGCAGGCAGACACCAACAAAGGACAGACGCTCAGCCAGGTCTTGTTCTTGCTCCAGGCGCCGCTCGGCG is a genomic window of Synechococcus sp. A10-1-5-1 containing:
- a CDS encoding CPP1-like family protein, which codes for MNQEPESSSTGSQPSPYERLGIETTAGFEAVQAAKQARLDEVGENPQARAQIEAAYDSVLMDRLKERQQGKVSTAALNASAREAKAPTSASPARPSLPSLPKLPALPRPSLPSSSWSLPRLELAEGQQRWLPVGGFALLTVLLLFTPASSAELVLALSTLFSVVLLQRRNRRFLQAVGFSVLLLSLGLALGALLLQVLDPSLPLGLPLDAHQVQSLPALLLLLLGALLIA
- a CDS encoding peptide chain release factor 3 — encoded protein: MTSSSVSTTPELEALAEAVSRRRNFAIISHPDAGKTTLTEKLLLYGGAIQQAGAVKAKGEQRKVTSDWMELEKQRGISITSTVLQFDYSGSTINLLDTPGHQDFSEDTYRTLAAADNAVMLEDAAKGLEPQTRKLFEVCRMRQIPIFTFINKMDRPGREPLELLDEIEQDLGLACWPVNWPIGSGDRFRGVIDRRSQEVILFQRAERGRASEEKVLSVDEARGTGAVEEELLDAALEELELLEAAGNELDLELVHAGELSPVFFGSAMTNFGVRPFLDAFLELAQKPTPRSSSAGEIEPVRPGFSGFVFKLQANMDPRHRDRVAFVRVCSGKFEKDMTVQHARTGKTIRLSRPQKLFGQDRAVVEDAYPGDVIGLNNPGMFAIGDTLYLGSKVEYEGIPCFSPEIFAWLRNPNPSAFKSFRKGVNELREEGAVQILYDTDQSKRDPILAAVGQLQLEVVQYRLESEYGVQTRLEPLGFSVARWVVGGWSELEKVGRIFNCKTVRDAWDRPVLLFKNDWNLNQLAEDHPDLELSAVAPVVSGVEPIAL
- a CDS encoding class I SAM-dependent methyltransferase; amino-acid sequence: MQRTPEPELMDAPEQASAYAAADFSAGDQALVDRMGLLFPSGLGPRVLDLGCGPGNISFRLAQAYPDAEVIGLDGAASMLQLAERRLEQEQDLAERLSFVGVCLPSADLPKGCSGLVSNSLLHHLHDPLVLWLAIAQAAAPGARVYVKDLRRPPSPEAAEQLRERYLADAPAVLQHDYVASLHAAFTAAEVEQQLQVSGLEMLQVAEVDDRYLEIWGQLP